The genome window TGGCCGAACTGGAAGGGCGCAGAGAATTCAGCCATCCCTTGACCGAGCTGGCTGCGGCAGTGAACAGCGGTGACCTGTTGCCATTGTCCCTTCTGGAAGGGTCGTTTTCATCCCTGTCGTCACAAAAGGCAATCCTTGCCTACCAGCAGAGTTATTCGTTTGTTGATTATCTGGTGCAGACCTACGGCTGGTATAAAGTCAAAGATCTCCTCGTTGCACTGGGTTCGGGGATGACTGTCAGCGCATCGTTCGAAAGCGCTTTTCATGATCTGATGGTCGATTACGCCGGCGCATACCATGAATGGGTCGATCATGTGCAGAAGGAGTACCGTCGATAGCACTGCGATATTATTCCTTGACAGTTCCATCTGAGCGCTGTATAAAAGACTAAATCGATCCGAAAGGTACTCTATGATGGAGCTTACCCGCAAGGGTGAATACGCAATACGAGGGATCATCTATCTTGCCAGACTACCGCAGGGGAAGGTGGCGCTCATCAGCGAGATTGCCGAGGCGACCGATGTGCCGCAGACCTTTCTTGCCAAGATCCTGCAGAGCTTTGCCAAAATTGGTCTGGTGAACTCATTTCGCGGCACCGGGGGAGGGTTTGTTCTCGGTCGCCCTGCATCCCAGATTACCCTGCGCGAAGTCGTCGAGGCCGTGGAAGGCCAGATCATGCCCAATCGTTGCCTCATGGGCGAATACGGCTGCGAATCTTCCCGTACCTGTCTCGTGCATCCTGTCTGGCGCACGGTTCAGGAGAAGGTTGTGGAAATACTGGATGGTGTTACAATTGAGGAGCTTGCAAAATCGGCAATGTGCTGATTTTTTTTGCCTGCATACAGGACCAAAAAGGTCTTTTAATGAATGTTAAAACGATAGTATACCCGTGGGGGTGGCAGATGAAAACATGAGTATCTCTGCATGGATGGTCAGGGCTACGGCACTTTACTTAAGTGAAAGGAGAAACGCGACATGGATGTTCTGGCATTGAGCAGGCTACAGTTTACAGCGACGAGCCTGTTCCACTTTATTTTCGTACCATTGACCCTGGGACTTTCCATCCTGGTTGCCTTCATGGAAACCAGGTATGTGATGACCAATGACGAGACCTACCTGAGGATGACGAAGTTCTGGGGGAAACTCTTCCTCATCAACTTTGCCCTGGGGGTGGTCACCGGCATTACCATGGAGTTCCAGTTCGGCATGAACTGGGCCGAGTACTCCCGCTACGTGGGGGACATCTTTGGTGCGCCGCTGGCCATCGAAGCCACGGTAGCCTTTTTTCTTGAATCGGTCTTTATTGGCGTTTGGATTTTTGGCTGGAAGAAGATCTCCAAAAAGCTCCATGCTGTTTCAATCTGGATCGTTGCTCTTGCCACGAACCTATCGGCTCTCTGGATCCTCATCGCCAACGGCTGGATGCAGAAACCGGTCGGTTTTGTGTTGCGAAACGGGCGTGCCGAAATGGTCGATTTCATGGCCTTGATCACCAATCCGTACGGCCTGATTAAATTTTCCCACACCATTACATCCGGTTACCTGGTGGCAGCCTTTTTTGTCATGGGTATTTCAGCATGGCACCTGCTCCGCCAGAATCAGCTTGAATTCTTCAAGCGATCCTTTCGCATGGCTGCAACCTTTGCCGTCGGATCTTCCCTCCTGGTCTTAGTGACAGGAGATTTCCATGCAGTCGAGATCGCCAAGACCCAGCCGACCAAGTTCGCTGCCATGGAATCAATATGGGAAACACAACGAGGGGTCGGTTTCAATGTGTTCCTTCTCCCTGACGAGAAGGGCGAGTGCAATGCCATTGAGCGGTTGTGCATTCCGAATATGGTGAGTCTCCTTGCTTTTCATACCCCTGATGCAGAAATCAAAGGTTTGAAGGATTTTTCCAGCGATCTTCGACCACCAGTCCTGCCGACTTTTCTCAGTTTTCGTCTGATGGTGGGGATGGGCACATTCATGATCTTTGCTTCGCTGGTGGGAATGATACTTTCTCGCTGGGGAACGCTTGAGAAACAGCGATTGTTCCTCCGGGTCATGGTCCTTGCGATCCCGGTACCCTATCTTGCGGCCCTGCTCGGCTGGATCGTTGCCGAAGTCGGTCGCCAACCCTGGATTGTTTATGGTGTTCTCAAGGTTTCGGATGCGGTTTCCCGTTCGATCTCCGTCAGTCAGGTAGTTGGTTCACTGGTAGGGTTTACCCTGCTGTACGGATTCCTGGGAGTCATAGATATCTTCCTTCTGGTGAAATACGCCAGGAAGGGACCTGACGAGGATCTTTCAACCATGATCAATCCTGCTGGAAGGGGGGCGTAAGATGGAATTCCAGATCATCTGGTTCGTACTGTGGGGTGTCCTTTGGGCAGTCTACTTCATGCTGGACGGCTTTGTGATGGGAGCCGGCATGCTTCACAACATCATCGGCAGGACCGATGGGGATAAACGGGTCATGATCAACACCATTGGCCCTGTCTGGGATGGTAACGAGGTCTGGTTGATCACTGCCGGTGGCGCGACCTTTGCCGCATTTCCCACGACCTATGCGCTCATGTTCAGTTACCTGTATACTGCACTGCTTCTGCTTCTTTTTTCGTTGATCGTTCGTGGTGTTTCCTACGAATTCCGCGGCAAAATGGATGGGGCAGGCTGGAAAAGTGGCTGGGACATGGCTATTATGGTCGGGAATTTTCTGCCGGCGCTCCTGTTCGGCGTGGCCTTTGGCAATATCTTCAAGGGATTGCCCATGGATGCCACCGGTTACCATGGTTCCCTCATTTCATTGCTGAATCCGTACGGTCTGGTGACGGGCATTCTGTTCGTCTGTCTCTTCCTGGTGCACGGCTCCCTCTATCTCTCGGTCAAGACCGTCGGAGATCTTTCCGCGCGGTCGCATGCCTTTGCCAATAAGCTCTGGCCGGCTCTCCTTGTTGTCGCAGTTGTCTTTCTGGGTGCCACAAAATTCGCCACGAAATTGTTCGACAACTATTTCAACAACCCGGCGCTCTTTATCATCCCGCTCCTGGCAGTAGCAGCGCTTGTCGGAATCAGGGTTCTTTCGGCAAAGGGAAACGTTCTGGGGGCCTTTGCCGCGTCTTCAGTCACAATCCTTACCGTGGTTGCCACCGGGGTAGTTGGACTGTTCCCGAACCTGATACCTTCGAGTCTTGATCCGGCGTACAGTCTTACCATATTCAATTCTTCTTCCAGTCTCTATACCTTGAAGATCATGACTGGCGTGGCTTTCATTTTCGTACCGATCGTGATTATCTACAAGATCTGGGTCTACAGGCTCTTTCGGCAACGGGTCACCGAGGCCGATGTCATGGAAGATACTCACGCTTACTAAGTCAGTATCTGGTAATACGACATACGGCTCATTGATTGGTGTGGGTTCCTCGCTGGTCTGAGTCTCCTGTGCAAGAACCCCTGCTTTGGCATCAAGGCAGGGGTTCTTGCGTTCTGGCGTAATCTTATTAAGAAATATCTGGCCAAACCGAAAAGACATGCATGAGTACTTTTGATAGTGACATATGCGAATATCCGATTCTGCTCGTTGATGACGATCGATTTATCCGACGCATCACGGAAGACGCTCTTGTTCGCCTCGGCTACAAGGTCGAGACTGCCGCAAATGGCAAGATTGCCTTGAAGATGCTGGTGGAAGGGGATT of Geobacter sp. contains these proteins:
- a CDS encoding cytochrome ubiquinol oxidase subunit I; this encodes MDVLALSRLQFTATSLFHFIFVPLTLGLSILVAFMETRYVMTNDETYLRMTKFWGKLFLINFALGVVTGITMEFQFGMNWAEYSRYVGDIFGAPLAIEATVAFFLESVFIGVWIFGWKKISKKLHAVSIWIVALATNLSALWILIANGWMQKPVGFVLRNGRAEMVDFMALITNPYGLIKFSHTITSGYLVAAFFVMGISAWHLLRQNQLEFFKRSFRMAATFAVGSSLLVLVTGDFHAVEIAKTQPTKFAAMESIWETQRGVGFNVFLLPDEKGECNAIERLCIPNMVSLLAFHTPDAEIKGLKDFSSDLRPPVLPTFLSFRLMVGMGTFMIFASLVGMILSRWGTLEKQRLFLRVMVLAIPVPYLAALLGWIVAEVGRQPWIVYGVLKVSDAVSRSISVSQVVGSLVGFTLLYGFLGVIDIFLLVKYARKGPDEDLSTMINPAGRGA
- a CDS encoding Rrf2 family transcriptional regulator; translated protein: MMELTRKGEYAIRGIIYLARLPQGKVALISEIAEATDVPQTFLAKILQSFAKIGLVNSFRGTGGGFVLGRPASQITLREVVEAVEGQIMPNRCLMGEYGCESSRTCLVHPVWRTVQEKVVEILDGVTIEELAKSAMC
- the cydB gene encoding cytochrome d ubiquinol oxidase subunit II, encoding MEFQIIWFVLWGVLWAVYFMLDGFVMGAGMLHNIIGRTDGDKRVMINTIGPVWDGNEVWLITAGGATFAAFPTTYALMFSYLYTALLLLLFSLIVRGVSYEFRGKMDGAGWKSGWDMAIMVGNFLPALLFGVAFGNIFKGLPMDATGYHGSLISLLNPYGLVTGILFVCLFLVHGSLYLSVKTVGDLSARSHAFANKLWPALLVVAVVFLGATKFATKLFDNYFNNPALFIIPLLAVAALVGIRVLSAKGNVLGAFAASSVTILTVVATGVVGLFPNLIPSSLDPAYSLTIFNSSSSLYTLKIMTGVAFIFVPIVIIYKIWVYRLFRQRVTEADVMEDTHAY